CGGATACCGAAGTCATCGCCAATCTCATTATCTCCTCTCCGGAGAAGAGCTGGGTGGACAGGATAAGGTACGCCATGCACCGGCTCCAGGGTGCATTTTCCATGTGCCTGCTCACTAACGATAGTCTCTTTGCGGTTCGTGACCCGTGGGGCGTCCGTCCGCTCTGCCTCGGACAGATGAATGGAGGGCATGTAATCGCCTCGGAGAGTTGTGCGCTTGACCACATCGGTGCCGAGTTTATCCGTGAGATTGAACCGGGAGAGATACTACGGGTTCGTCAGGGTGAAGTCGAGAGCTATCGGGAAGATTCTGATAGAAGGTCGCTGTGCATCTTCGAATATATCTACTTCGCCCGGCCGGATAGTGTAATCAACGGAAAGCTACTATATCCGGCACGTATGGCCATGGGGGCGGGGCTTTCCGAAGAGCATCCGGTTGATGCCGACCTGGTGATAGGAGTGCCGGATTCGGCCACTGCCGCCGGTATAGGCTATGCGAGACATTCCGGCATTCCCTTCTCGGAGGGACTGCTCAAGAACCGCTACATGGGACGCACCTTCATCGAACCCGACCAGCGGATAAGGGACCTGGGGGTCCGCCTCAAGTTCAACCCGCTGCCCCAGATGCTCGAGGGGAAGCGACTTGTCGTAGTTGACGACAGCATAGTGCGAGGCACGACCACTCCCAAGGTGGTAAACCTGCTGAGAAGGGCCGGGGTGAAAGAGATACACATGCGCATCTGTGCCCCACCGATACAATACCCCTGTTTCCTGGGAGTGGATATGGCTACCCGCCAGGAACTCATCGCGTCTCACAAGACCGTTGAGGAGATTCGCGACTTCATCGGTGCTGATTCTCTGGGCTATCTAAGTGTGGACGGGTTGCTTAAGGCGGTGGACCTGCCCCGGGAAACGTTCTGCATGGCCTGCTTCGTTGGCGACTACCCCATGCCGGTGCAATTGCAGATGGACAAGCTGGCCCTGGAAAACTCAGCGTTGGACCATGAGTAGTGCATAGCCCCTGCGTGTCTGTTGGGGGAATATGCGTATTACCATTCTGA
The DNA window shown above is from Dehalococcoidales bacterium and carries:
- the purF gene encoding amidophosphoribosyltransferase, with amino-acid sequence MHESCGVFGVYCPDEDVSRLTYFALFALQHRGQESAGIAVADGLRMQVTSDMGLVSQVFTEERLSQLSGYIAIGHNRYSTRGSSRVINVQPIIVGRGANAIAIAHNGNIINAEFLREELIAQGHTFRTSTDTEVIANLIISSPEKSWVDRIRYAMHRLQGAFSMCLLTNDSLFAVRDPWGVRPLCLGQMNGGHVIASESCALDHIGAEFIREIEPGEILRVRQGEVESYREDSDRRSLCIFEYIYFARPDSVINGKLLYPARMAMGAGLSEEHPVDADLVIGVPDSATAAGIGYARHSGIPFSEGLLKNRYMGRTFIEPDQRIRDLGVRLKFNPLPQMLEGKRLVVVDDSIVRGTTTPKVVNLLRRAGVKEIHMRICAPPIQYPCFLGVDMATRQELIASHKTVEEIRDFIGADSLGYLSVDGLLKAVDLPRETFCMACFVGDYPMPVQLQMDKLALENSALDHE